The Desulfonatronum sp. SC1 genomic interval AGGAAAAGCAACATACAACACGCGATCACTCCAAATGCATTCTTCATGATGTCCTCCATGTGGTTTAGGTTGCGGGCGGTGCGCAACGACACGCACCGCCCCTTGAAAATGGTCGACTACGGTTTGATGTAGTATTGTCTGGACTTGTTGGCCACGCTGTGGATGTCATCCAGGGTGTGGCAGTTCTGGCAGCGCAGTTGGAGCAAAAAGCTGGCCCCGGCCCGGTGCTTGTCCGGGCTGGTCAGGTGTTGCAGGCTGACTTGGCCGGGCAGGTACAGGGCGGACTTCAGCGGCTCGATCCCGGCCCAGTCCACGGACGCCACGTCGTCCACCATGATCGCCTCGATGTCCGCCTTGGATTCCTGGTTGCCCAGGGTGTACGGGAAGGAAATGTGGTGCCACAGCCTTCCGGCGGAAATGTCATGCACGGCAAAGGCCATGTTGTAGACGGTCTTGTCCAGCAGGCCGGCCAGATCCACGTCGTCCACCAGCTCGAAGCCGGTGCTCAGGTCGCGGTACAGGGTGAGGTTCCAGATATTGTTCGCATAGTCGAACTCTCGTTCCGATGCGATGTCGTGCTGGCTTGAGTCATAGATGAAGCCGACGCTGCGGGTGACCAGCGCGCCGGGCTCCATCTTGGCGACGATGTCGTCCAGCATGGCGGTGGCCTCTTCCGGAGTGCGCACGCCGAGCTGGTCGGCCCAGTATTCTTCCCAACCGGGGCGGAAGTTCGGGCGTTCCATGTCGTTGGCCAGGAAGAGCAGATAAAGCACGTCCACGGCATTGGTTTTGTCCACCGGGTCGAAATCCAGATCCTGGTAGATGACCTTCAAGGGCATAAAGTCCAGGCTGGTAATGGCCGCGAGCTGTTCCCTGCTCTTGATCAGTCTGCCCGCTTCATCGGCCAGAAAATAGTTGCCAAAGGACACCTTGTTCGGGTTGAACACGAAGCGCGGTAGTCCGGCCCCGTTCCACTCGCCAATGTGCAGGGGCTGATCTTCGCGTTGCCGGTCCCCGCGTTCCCGGACCCAGTTGGTCGGCGGCGAGCCCAGGGAGTCGCGCTTGCGTCCGTTGTACACGGTTCCGAACTTGCCCTTGCTGATGTAAGTGTCCTCGGCATATCCCATGGGCCCGCTCCGGCCTCCGCGCCAGTGCCACATGTCCAGACCGAAGGCGTCCACGTCCGCGTCCGTCTCGGCCAAAACGTAATGCCGGGAGTCGCCAAGGGTTTCGGGCATGCTTCGCAAGTCCACGTGGCAGGCCGCGTAGCATCCGGTATTGGCGAAGCCCTTGATGGGGCGGCGCGGGTCTTCGAACATGATGCTCAGCCGGTCCTCGTCAATAGCCTGTTCCCCGCGCAGACGCTCCCATTTTTCGCCGTCATACCCCACCAGGTCGTGAAACTGGCCTGCGAATTCCTTGGAACTTTCCCAGCGGAAGTTCAGGGCGATACGCTGCTGGTCCATGGCCGCCCGGACCTCCACGCCGAGTACCGGTGCATCCGGGTCGGTGATCACGGCCCGGTCGCCGACCATGTGCTTATGGGGATCTTCGCACCCGGAAAGAACTCCGACAAGAAATATACTGGCCAAAACGGTCATTATCTTTTTCATGGAAGTCATGGATAAAGCCTCCTCATTGGTGTTGATCATCCATCCGCCAATACGGTCCAACTGCCGCCGCGCCATCAAGGCCGAACAGAGGCCTGTCATCCTCTGGCCACGCTTTCTTCGGGCAAGGAAACGGCCATGGCCCCCGGTTCATCAGCAGGCGTCGGTGCGGCCTTGGGCTTCTCGGCTTCCGCGTGCCGGGGCG includes:
- a CDS encoding ethylbenzene dehydrogenase-related protein, whose protein sequence is MTSMKKIMTVLASIFLVGVLSGCEDPHKHMVGDRAVITDPDAPVLGVEVRAAMDQQRIALNFRWESSKEFAGQFHDLVGYDGEKWERLRGEQAIDEDRLSIMFEDPRRPIKGFANTGCYAACHVDLRSMPETLGDSRHYVLAETDADVDAFGLDMWHWRGGRSGPMGYAEDTYISKGKFGTVYNGRKRDSLGSPPTNWVRERGDRQREDQPLHIGEWNGAGLPRFVFNPNKVSFGNYFLADEAGRLIKSREQLAAITSLDFMPLKVIYQDLDFDPVDKTNAVDVLYLLFLANDMERPNFRPGWEEYWADQLGVRTPEEATAMLDDIVAKMEPGALVTRSVGFIYDSSQHDIASEREFDYANNIWNLTLYRDLSTGFELVDDVDLAGLLDKTVYNMAFAVHDISAGRLWHHISFPYTLGNQESKADIEAIMVDDVASVDWAGIEPLKSALYLPGQVSLQHLTSPDKHRAGASFLLQLRCQNCHTLDDIHSVANKSRQYYIKP